In a genomic window of Ralstonia insidiosa:
- a CDS encoding efflux RND transporter periplasmic adaptor subunit: protein MKNERRCRYGVVCALAVAILAGCGESRQQAAAPAILVATTTVAPAPLKLTEDLPGRVAAVRVAEIRPQVSGIVQRRQFEQGTEVRAGQPLFQINPAPFKADMETAAAALQRAEAALTRARVQTNRLQPLVQADAISRQVYDDAVAQRDQASADVAQARAALARRQLDLKFATVEAPISGRIDQALVTEGALVGSGDSNPMARIQQIDQVYVDVRQPAASLEALRDSLAALPEAKGNGLPVDVLRDDDTRYDVQGRMLFSGVNVDPGTGDVLLRVLVDNPKRQLLPGMYVRARIPRAHYENALTVPQQAVLRAGGKPQVWVLDAKGQAHLTAVEIGELANRSYRIKSGLQAGQKVVVEGMERLADGAAVTASDWKSPDAATTASAH, encoded by the coding sequence ATGAAGAACGAACGACGTTGCCGCTATGGGGTGGTGTGCGCCCTGGCGGTGGCGATTCTCGCTGGGTGTGGGGAGTCTCGACAGCAGGCCGCTGCGCCGGCCATTCTGGTGGCCACGACCACCGTGGCACCCGCTCCCCTCAAACTGACGGAAGACCTGCCCGGCCGTGTCGCGGCAGTGCGCGTGGCAGAAATCCGGCCGCAGGTGAGCGGCATCGTACAGCGCCGCCAGTTCGAGCAAGGCACCGAAGTGCGCGCCGGCCAGCCGCTGTTCCAGATCAACCCGGCGCCCTTCAAGGCCGACATGGAGACGGCCGCAGCCGCATTGCAGCGTGCAGAAGCAGCGCTGACGCGCGCCCGCGTGCAGACCAACCGGCTCCAACCGCTGGTTCAGGCCGATGCGATCAGCCGCCAGGTGTACGACGATGCCGTTGCCCAACGCGACCAGGCTTCCGCTGACGTGGCGCAGGCACGCGCAGCCCTCGCCCGGCGCCAGCTCGACCTGAAGTTCGCCACGGTGGAGGCACCGATCTCGGGCCGCATCGACCAGGCGCTCGTGACCGAAGGCGCATTGGTCGGCAGCGGCGACAGCAACCCGATGGCTCGCATCCAGCAAATCGACCAGGTCTATGTGGACGTGCGCCAGCCAGCCGCGTCGCTCGAAGCCTTGCGTGACTCGCTCGCGGCCCTGCCAGAAGCCAAGGGCAACGGCCTGCCGGTCGACGTACTGCGTGACGATGACACGCGTTACGACGTGCAGGGCCGCATGCTGTTCTCAGGTGTGAACGTTGACCCGGGCACCGGTGACGTGCTGCTGCGCGTGCTGGTCGACAACCCGAAGCGCCAACTGCTGCCGGGCATGTACGTGCGCGCCCGCATTCCGCGTGCGCACTACGAGAACGCGCTGACCGTGCCGCAGCAGGCAGTCCTGCGCGCAGGTGGCAAGCCGCAGGTGTGGGTGCTGGACGCTAAGGGGCAGGCACACCTGACAGCCGTTGAGATTGGCGAGCTGGCAAACCGCAGCTACCGCATCAAATCGGGCCTGCAGGCTGGGCAGAAGGTTGTCGTGGAAGGCATGGAGCGCCTGGCCGACGGCGCCGCCGTGACCGCGTCCGACTGGAAATCGCCTGACGCGGCAACCACCGCTTCCGCGCACTGA
- a CDS encoding response regulator has protein sequence MAVKSTTTEATPPGAAPGHQALILIAEDEPEIAEILAAYLTRNGLRSVHAPDGRKALELHLALKPNLVLLDVQMPHVDGWQVLAEIRHRGDTPVIMLTALDQDIDKLTGLRIGADDYVVKPFNPAEVVARVQAVLRRSMSGSRQAEQRVLRAAPFEIDLDHHEATVQVGKQRHALALTLTEFKLLAQLARAPRRVFSRAELLATCLPEGDALERTVDSHISKLRKKLEDLDVTGIPVGVRGVGYKLWSGE, from the coding sequence ATGGCCGTGAAGTCAACGACGACGGAAGCAACCCCGCCTGGCGCGGCCCCCGGGCATCAAGCCCTGATCCTCATTGCCGAGGACGAACCCGAGATCGCCGAGATTCTTGCCGCCTACCTGACGCGCAACGGCCTGCGCAGCGTGCATGCCCCCGATGGACGCAAGGCGTTGGAGTTGCATCTGGCGCTCAAGCCCAACCTGGTGCTGCTGGATGTGCAGATGCCCCACGTCGACGGCTGGCAGGTGCTGGCGGAAATCCGCCACCGGGGCGACACGCCGGTCATCATGCTGACCGCGCTGGACCAGGACATCGACAAGCTCACCGGCCTGCGCATTGGCGCAGATGACTACGTGGTCAAGCCGTTCAACCCGGCGGAAGTGGTGGCACGTGTGCAGGCGGTGCTGAGGCGGTCCATGTCTGGCTCCCGTCAGGCGGAGCAGCGCGTGTTGCGCGCCGCGCCGTTCGAGATCGATCTGGACCACCACGAAGCCACCGTGCAGGTGGGCAAACAGCGCCATGCGCTGGCACTGACGTTGACCGAGTTCAAGCTGCTGGCCCAACTGGCGCGCGCCCCCAGGCGCGTGTTCAGCCGGGCCGAACTGTTGGCAACCTGCCTGCCCGAGGGGGATGCGCTCGAGCGTACCGTCGACAGCCACATCAGCAAGCTGCGCAAGAAGCTGGAGGATCTGGACGTCACCGGTATTCCGGTGGGCGTTCGCGGCGTCGGTTACAAGCTCTGGAGCGGTGAATGA
- a CDS encoding efflux RND transporter permease subunit, translating to MSQFFIRRPIFAWVIALFIILMGVIAIPQLPVARYPTVAPPSVTITANYPGATPQAMNDSVLSLIERELSGVKNLLYFESSSDTSGSAQITVTFKPGTDPAMAQVDVQNKLKTIEPRLPAVVRQNGVIVESAASGFLMLIGLRSESGRYDESELADYMSRNITEEVRRIEGVGRVQQFGSERAMRIWVNPQKLINYGLSMGDLTAAISQQNVQIAPGSLGASPALPGQRVAVPLTAHGQLTTPEAFAAVVLRANADGSKVVLGDVARVELGSQGYAFVNRENGKPATLAGVQLSPGANAVKTAEAIRTRMTELSKTMPAGISYSIPFDTSPFVKISIEKVIATLLEAMVLVFAVMYLFLQNARYTLIPAIVAPVAMLGTFAVMLMTGFSINVLTMFGMVLAIGIIVDDAIVVVENVERLMAEEGLSPKDATIKAMKEITGAIVGITLVLTAVFIPMGLASGSVGVIYKQFTLSMAVSILFSALLALTLTPALCATMLKPVEPGHHEKRGFFGWFNRRFARLTDWYETRVGRLIGRAGRVMLVFVAISGALVFGFKGLPSSFLPDEDQGYFMTGFLLPADATTERTQDVVNTLEKHLASRPAVESSISVIGYGFSGSGSNAAMNWAVLKDWKNRGGSSTIEEARLTQQAMAGVTEGTVMSLLPPAIDELGNSSGFTMRLEDRANQGSAALKAAETKLLELAAQSKIVTGVYPDSLPAGTSIRLEIDRAKAQALGVSFTAISDTLSTAMGSTYVNDFPNAGRMQQVIIQADAPARMQIDNVMKLYVRNAGGGMVPLSEVVRPVWSETPLQMVRFQGYPSARISGTAAPGQSSGAAMVEMERLAAKLPPGFAVEWTGQSLQERQSASQAPLLMALSMIVVFLVLAALYESWSIPLSVMLVVPLGLIGAIGAVLLRGLPNDVFFKVGMITVIGLSAKNAILIVEFAKQLREEGKGLVEAAIEASRLRLRPILMTSLAFGLGVVPLMIASGASAETQHAIGTGVFGGMVTATVLAIFFVPVFFVFVMGLQERIGQWLTPRRKLALPSPEQEH from the coding sequence ATGTCTCAATTCTTTATCCGGCGCCCGATTTTTGCGTGGGTGATCGCGCTGTTCATCATCCTGATGGGCGTGATCGCCATCCCGCAACTGCCGGTTGCCCGCTACCCCACGGTGGCGCCGCCAAGCGTCACGATTACCGCCAACTACCCCGGCGCCACACCGCAGGCAATGAACGACAGCGTGCTCAGCCTGATCGAGCGCGAACTGTCTGGCGTGAAGAACCTGCTGTACTTCGAATCCTCATCCGACACGTCCGGCAGCGCGCAGATCACGGTCACGTTCAAGCCCGGCACGGATCCGGCAATGGCACAGGTCGACGTGCAGAACAAGCTCAAGACCATCGAGCCGCGCCTGCCTGCCGTGGTGCGGCAGAACGGCGTGATCGTCGAATCCGCAGCATCGGGCTTCCTGATGCTCATTGGTCTTCGCTCCGAGAGCGGCCGTTACGATGAAAGCGAACTCGCCGACTACATGTCGCGCAACATCACCGAAGAAGTGCGCCGGATCGAGGGCGTGGGCCGCGTGCAGCAGTTCGGCTCCGAGCGTGCGATGCGCATCTGGGTCAACCCGCAGAAGCTGATCAACTACGGCCTGTCGATGGGCGACCTGACGGCTGCGATCAGCCAGCAGAACGTGCAGATCGCACCAGGCAGCCTGGGCGCATCGCCGGCGCTGCCGGGCCAGCGCGTGGCGGTGCCGCTCACGGCGCACGGGCAGCTCACCACGCCGGAAGCCTTCGCGGCGGTCGTGCTGCGCGCCAACGCAGATGGCTCCAAGGTCGTGCTGGGCGATGTCGCACGCGTCGAGCTGGGCTCGCAGGGCTATGCCTTCGTCAACCGCGAAAACGGCAAGCCGGCCACCCTTGCCGGCGTGCAGCTCTCACCCGGCGCCAACGCCGTGAAAACCGCCGAAGCCATCCGCACACGGATGACGGAACTGAGCAAAACGATGCCGGCGGGCATCAGCTACTCGATCCCGTTCGACACGTCGCCGTTCGTGAAGATCTCGATCGAGAAGGTCATCGCAACGCTGCTCGAAGCCATGGTGCTGGTGTTTGCGGTGATGTACCTGTTCCTGCAGAACGCTCGCTACACGCTGATCCCGGCCATCGTTGCGCCGGTGGCGATGCTTGGCACGTTCGCGGTCATGTTGATGACGGGCTTCTCGATCAACGTGCTGACGATGTTCGGCATGGTGCTTGCCATCGGCATCATCGTCGACGACGCCATCGTGGTGGTCGAGAACGTCGAGCGCCTGATGGCGGAAGAAGGGCTGTCGCCCAAGGACGCGACGATCAAGGCGATGAAGGAAATTACCGGCGCCATTGTCGGCATCACACTGGTGCTGACCGCCGTGTTCATCCCCATGGGGCTGGCCAGCGGCTCGGTGGGTGTCATCTACAAGCAGTTCACGTTGTCGATGGCGGTGTCGATTCTGTTCTCGGCGCTGCTCGCACTGACGCTCACGCCGGCCCTATGCGCGACGATGCTCAAGCCGGTGGAACCAGGCCATCACGAGAAGCGTGGCTTCTTCGGCTGGTTCAACCGCCGCTTCGCACGCCTGACGGACTGGTACGAGACGCGCGTCGGTCGCCTGATCGGCCGCGCGGGCCGCGTGATGCTGGTGTTCGTCGCGATCTCGGGTGCGCTGGTGTTCGGCTTCAAGGGCTTGCCGTCGTCCTTCCTGCCCGACGAAGACCAGGGCTACTTCATGACGGGTTTCCTGTTGCCCGCTGACGCCACGACCGAGCGCACGCAGGATGTGGTCAATACGCTGGAAAAACACCTCGCCTCGCGTCCGGCCGTCGAATCCAGCATCTCCGTCATCGGCTACGGCTTCTCCGGCTCGGGCTCCAACGCCGCCATGAACTGGGCGGTGCTCAAGGACTGGAAGAACCGCGGCGGCTCGTCGACCATAGAAGAAGCGCGGTTGACCCAGCAGGCCATGGCCGGCGTGACCGAAGGCACGGTGATGAGCCTGCTGCCGCCGGCCATCGATGAACTGGGCAATAGCTCAGGCTTCACGATGCGCCTGGAAGACCGCGCCAACCAAGGCAGTGCGGCGCTCAAGGCGGCCGAGACCAAGCTGCTCGAACTCGCAGCGCAGAGCAAGATCGTCACGGGCGTGTACCCGGACAGCCTACCGGCCGGCACGAGCATCCGCCTGGAGATCGATCGCGCGAAGGCGCAGGCGCTCGGCGTGTCGTTCACGGCCATCAGCGACACGCTGTCGACCGCGATGGGCTCGACCTACGTGAACGACTTCCCGAACGCGGGCCGCATGCAGCAGGTGATCATCCAGGCCGACGCGCCGGCACGCATGCAGATCGACAACGTGATGAAGCTTTACGTGCGCAATGCGGGTGGCGGCATGGTGCCGCTGTCTGAAGTGGTGCGCCCGGTGTGGTCGGAAACGCCGTTGCAGATGGTGCGCTTCCAGGGTTACCCGTCTGCGCGCATCTCGGGCACCGCTGCGCCCGGTCAGTCGAGCGGCGCCGCCATGGTCGAAATGGAGCGTCTGGCTGCCAAGCTGCCGCCCGGCTTCGCGGTCGAGTGGACGGGCCAGTCGCTGCAGGAGCGGCAATCGGCATCGCAGGCGCCACTGCTGATGGCGCTGTCGATGATCGTCGTGTTCCTGGTGCTGGCGGCGCTCTATGAGAGCTGGTCGATCCCGCTATCGGTGATGCTGGTGGTGCCGCTGGGCCTGATCGGCGCGATCGGTGCGGTGCTGCTGCGCGGGTTGCCGAACGACGTGTTCTTCAAGGTCGGGATGATCACGGTGATCGGTCTGTCCGCCAAGAACGCGATCCTGATCGTCGAGTTTGCCAAGCAGTTGCGTGAAGAAGGCAAGGGACTCGTCGAAGCGGCCATTGAAGCGTCGCGCCTGCGGCTGCGCCCGATCCTGATGACCTCACTGGCCTTCGGCCTGGGTGTGGTGCCGCTGATGATCGCCTCGGGCGCCAGCGCCGAAACGCAGCACGCCATCGGTACCGGGGTATTCGGCGGCATGGTCACGGCCACCGTGCTGGCCATCTTCTTTGTCCCCGTCTTCTTCGTATTCGTGATGGGCCTGCAGGAACGCATCGGGCAGTGGCTGACGCCTCGCCGGAAGCTCGCCCTGCCGAGCCCGGAACAGGAACACTAA